The DNA sequence TCAATGCCACCCGTCCGACCGCGGTCAATCTGGGATGGGGCATCGACAGGGTTCTCGGCGCTCTTTCCGGGGAGGAGACACCGGAGGCAGCGGCGCGGCGGGCACTCGAAGAGGCCCGTGCCATAGAGGAAGAGGATGTCCGCCTCTGCCATGCCATCGGCGACCACGGGGCGGCACTTCTTCCGGACCGCTGCACGGTTCTGACGCACTGCAACGCCGGGGCGCTGGCATGCGTCGAATGGGGCACGGCCCTCGGCGTGGTCCGCTCGGCCGTGGCGATGGGCAAGGAGATAAAAGTGATCTCCTGCGAAACCCGCCCCCTGAATCAGGGATCGCGCCTCACCGCCTTCGAACTGGCCCGCGACGGTATCGGGGTGGAGACGATCACTGACAGTACCGCAGCGTACCTGATGCGAAAGAAGGTCATTGACACGGTCATAGTAGGCGCCGACCGCATCACGCGGGACGCTGTCTTCAACAAGATCGGGACCTACATGCACGCAGTCTGTGCATGCCACCATGACATCCCTTTTTACGTAGCAGCACCGTATTCTACGTTGGACCTGCAGCGCTCGGAGGACGATATCACCGTTGAAGAACGCGCCCGCGAAGAGCTTGCAGAATGCGGCGGCAGGAAGCTGATGCCG is a window from the Methanovulcanius yangii genome containing:
- the mtnA gene encoding S-methyl-5-thioribose-1-phosphate isomerase, which translates into the protein MKPATDRTITWDEEAGCLRFIEQTLLPERYEIVRTTEVERLATAIRRLEVRGAPALGVAGAYGVALSARSHAGTGYDEFMESVRRDAAMLNATRPTAVNLGWGIDRVLGALSGEETPEAAARRALEEARAIEEEDVRLCHAIGDHGAALLPDRCTVLTHCNAGALACVEWGTALGVVRSAVAMGKEIKVISCETRPLNQGSRLTAFELARDGIGVETITDSTAAYLMRKKVIDTVIVGADRITRDAVFNKIGTYMHAVCACHHDIPFYVAAPYSTLDLQRSEDDITVEERAREELAECGGRKLMPDGVRARNYAFDATPLDLVTAIITEQGAGKP